A region of Carnobacterium gallinarum DSM 4847 DNA encodes the following proteins:
- a CDS encoding DUF805 domain-containing protein has translation MIEAYKKFWCNYSNFMGESSRADYWYVRLLNFLIVILICMMGFLIGATTGFEESTDTAFIFMLTGISSIYILATIMPNLAISIRRLRDAGFHWSLIFIQVIPYIGSLVLLILYIMPTAQKNND, from the coding sequence ATGATTGAAGCTTATAAAAAATTTTGGTGTAATTATTCAAATTTTATGGGAGAATCTAGTCGAGCTGATTATTGGTATGTTAGGTTATTGAATTTTCTAATTGTTATTTTAATTTGTATGATGGGATTTCTAATTGGAGCAACAACAGGATTTGAAGAATCAACAGATACAGCATTTATTTTTATGTTGACAGGTATTTCCAGTATTTATATTTTAGCAACTATTATGCCAAACTTAGCTATTTCCATTAGACGTTTAAGAGATGCTGGATTTCACTGGTCCTTAATCTTTATACAGGTGATACCTTATATTGGTTCACTGGTTCTTTTAATCTTATACATAATGCCAACTGCACAAAAAAATAACGATTAA